Proteins from a single region of Oscillatoria sp. FACHB-1406:
- a CDS encoding serine/threonine-protein kinase codes for MSFPDRLHCINPDCFPLTDQSARQKFCSRCGTSLQLCDRYLPLERLGAGGFAAIYTVWDLQERQERVLKVLSHASDKALKLFEREAIMLGNLRHPGIPSVNSDSFFVVPRPRQEPLYCLVMEKIVGPTLEEVLSDCFPRGCPESLIIDWLSQAAEILDVLHRSYVIHRDIKPSNLMLRGFRPPDPVTGTLAEGQLVLIDFGGVKQRDSTDSSTRLFSSGYSPPEQVAGQFVEPSADIYALGRTMIHLLTGQHPLELEDVQTGALQWHHAANASPVLIALLEEMVQWEMQKRPQSARALQQRLRKIPGTHFHRGTRFRQTMGQVFRRSQQHWVQSNASAQQNLARLSRLVKVTGAALFAITRSMWGGAIGAVCGTLLGFVLANWTPLGWKFADLVTENLPQLLAGVRIEAHPELLLFACVGLGTGWGLSQAGGYGQTRRRFSAASLGFLGYGMAWLLWTGMPYNAIARFLVAIAAASAILPLGLGFPSHLLFHAFAAAIGTTGFFALSLWQDHWSSSIIEELLSLSRLDLSVGFCALLGMGIAIGLGLSFYVFLPLIRWIIES; via the coding sequence ATGTCGTTCCCCGACCGATTGCACTGTATTAACCCCGACTGTTTTCCCCTCACCGACCAGTCCGCCCGACAAAAATTCTGTTCGCGCTGCGGCACATCCTTGCAATTGTGCGATCGCTACCTTCCCCTCGAACGCCTCGGCGCGGGCGGATTCGCCGCCATCTACACCGTTTGGGACTTGCAAGAACGCCAAGAACGGGTTCTAAAAGTCCTCTCCCACGCTTCCGATAAAGCCCTCAAACTCTTTGAACGCGAAGCGATTATGCTGGGCAATCTTCGGCATCCCGGTATCCCAAGCGTCAACTCCGACAGCTTCTTCGTCGTTCCCCGACCCAGACAAGAACCGCTGTACTGTCTGGTGATGGAAAAAATCGTCGGCCCCACCCTCGAAGAAGTGCTAAGCGATTGTTTCCCGCGCGGTTGTCCGGAAAGCTTAATTATCGACTGGCTTTCTCAAGCTGCCGAAATTTTAGACGTTTTGCACCGCTCTTACGTCATTCACCGCGACATCAAACCCTCAAACCTGATGCTGCGCGGGTTTCGTCCCCCCGATCCCGTAACGGGAACGTTAGCCGAAGGGCAGTTAGTTCTCATTGACTTCGGCGGCGTAAAACAGAGAGATTCCACCGACAGTTCGACGCGCCTCTTTTCCTCCGGTTACAGTCCCCCCGAACAGGTTGCAGGGCAGTTTGTCGAACCTTCTGCCGATATTTATGCCCTAGGGCGCACGATGATTCACCTGCTGACCGGACAGCACCCCCTCGAATTGGAGGACGTGCAAACGGGCGCTTTGCAGTGGCATCACGCCGCGAACGCCAGTCCGGTTTTAATCGCTTTGCTCGAGGAGATGGTGCAATGGGAGATGCAAAAACGCCCGCAAAGCGCGCGCGCCTTGCAACAGCGTTTGAGAAAAATTCCGGGAACGCATTTTCATCGGGGGACGCGCTTTCGGCAAACGATGGGGCAGGTATTCCGCCGCAGCCAACAGCACTGGGTACAGAGTAACGCCAGCGCGCAGCAAAATTTAGCGCGTCTCAGTCGTCTGGTTAAAGTTACGGGGGCGGCACTGTTTGCTATTACTCGTTCGATGTGGGGCGGTGCGATTGGGGCGGTTTGCGGCACGTTGCTGGGCTTTGTCCTCGCGAATTGGACTCCCTTGGGGTGGAAGTTTGCCGACTTGGTGACGGAAAATTTGCCGCAACTGCTGGCAGGGGTTCGCATCGAAGCGCATCCAGAACTGCTTTTATTTGCCTGCGTCGGGTTGGGGACGGGTTGGGGATTGAGTCAAGCGGGGGGCTACGGGCAAACTCGGCGGCGTTTTTCGGCGGCTTCGCTGGGGTTTTTGGGGTACGGGATGGCGTGGTTGCTTTGGACAGGAATGCCTTATAACGCGATCGCGCGCTTTTTAGTCGCTATTGCCGCCGCTAGTGCTATACTGCCCCTCGGTTTGGGATTTCCCAGCCATCTGCTGTTCCATGCTTTTGCTGCCGCGATCGGAACGACCGGATTTTTCGCGCTTTCCCTCTGGCAAGACCATTGGTCGAGTTCTATTATTGAAGAACTTCTTTCGCTTTCTCGCCTCGATCTGAGCGTTGGTTTTTGTGCGTTATTAGGGATGGGAATTGCGATCGGATTGGGACTCAGTTTTTATGTTTTCTTACCGCTAATACGTTGGATAATTGAGAGTTAG
- a CDS encoding phosphoribosyltransferase, translated as MRQPHASLRGTLRDRTEAGCLLAEKLSDFADRSDVIVLGLPRGGVPVAAEIAKALGAPLDVCLVRKLGVPGNEELAMGAIGLGGTMVLNDRLIQSLKVSETAIAQTITREIRELARRDLVYRGERPFPEIRDRTVILVDDGIATGSTVAAAMSSLQGREPTAIIVAAPVIPPDAIAQLQERANRVVSLLQPDPFHFLGYWYGDFSPTSDEEVCALLAQSPAVG; from the coding sequence ATGAGGCAACCCCACGCATCCCTACGCGGCACTTTGCGCGATCGCACCGAAGCCGGTTGCTTGCTTGCCGAAAAGTTGAGCGACTTTGCCGACCGTTCGGACGTAATCGTGCTGGGATTGCCGCGCGGAGGGGTTCCTGTCGCGGCGGAAATTGCTAAGGCCCTCGGCGCGCCCTTAGATGTCTGTTTGGTTCGCAAACTCGGCGTTCCCGGTAACGAAGAGTTAGCAATGGGCGCGATCGGCTTGGGGGGAACGATGGTTCTCAACGATCGCTTAATCCAATCGCTGAAAGTTTCTGAAACTGCGATCGCGCAAACCATAACGCGAGAAATTCGAGAATTAGCGCGGCGGGATTTAGTTTATCGCGGCGAACGACCTTTCCCCGAAATTCGCGATCGCACCGTTATTCTCGTTGACGATGGAATTGCCACCGGTTCCACCGTTGCCGCTGCCATGAGCAGCTTGCAAGGTCGCGAACCCACTGCTATCATCGTTGCGGCTCCTGTAATTCCGCCCGATGCGATCGCGCAATTACAGGAGCGTGCCAATCGCGTTGTTTCCCTGTTGCAACCCGACCCCTTTCATTTTTTAGGATATTGGTACGGCGACTTTTCTCCCACGAGTGACGAAGAAGTGTGCGCGCTGCTAGCCCAGTCTCCAGCCGTAGGATAA
- a CDS encoding GNAT family N-acetyltransferase, producing MTETTPHVEIRALQYRDLEPIEALAVQSCELDPAHDCTTLNQQLENVRRWYGVLKFLSLFPNSHRHFFCAYVAEQNQRPLGMVQVSPFNNSQSTWRIDRVLLEEIAENATLSPTEIGDRLLRHCFETIVEARTWILEVNIEHERTLGLYRQNGFQPLAQLTYWELAPEQWQTLAERQPNLPNLLPVNNADAKLLYQLDTVSMPPLLRQVFDRHVNDFKCSVLGKVRNHLDRWLGRGRNLQGYIFEPQRKAAIGYFDVRVCRDGMQPHQVQLTVHPAYTWLYPELISYIVNSVKDLPLQALQLTSADYQPEREEYFEQVGAERIEHTLLMSRSVWHKIRETKRLDARQLSEMLQGLQPRTPIPTRMSSLNSVLRAQKILDSGSRLKKESSPKPPQEPQT from the coding sequence ATGACTGAAACCACGCCCCACGTCGAAATTCGCGCTCTCCAATATCGAGACTTAGAACCGATCGAAGCTTTGGCTGTCCAGTCCTGCGAGTTAGATCCGGCCCACGACTGCACGACCTTAAACCAACAGCTTGAAAATGTCCGTCGTTGGTACGGCGTGCTTAAATTTTTAAGTTTGTTCCCCAACTCTCATCGCCACTTCTTCTGTGCTTATGTAGCGGAACAGAATCAGCGCCCTTTAGGAATGGTGCAGGTTTCTCCCTTCAATAATTCCCAAAGCACTTGGCGTATCGATCGCGTCTTGCTCGAAGAAATTGCCGAAAACGCAACCCTTTCGCCGACGGAAATTGGCGATCGCCTGTTGCGTCACTGTTTTGAAACAATTGTGGAAGCGAGAACTTGGATTTTAGAGGTCAATATCGAGCATGAAAGAACCCTCGGGCTTTACCGGCAAAACGGTTTTCAACCTTTAGCTCAACTGACCTATTGGGAGCTTGCCCCGGAGCAATGGCAAACGCTAGCCGAGCGCCAACCCAACCTGCCGAATCTTCTTCCGGTTAACAACGCCGATGCGAAGTTGCTCTATCAACTCGATACGGTATCGATGCCGCCGCTTTTACGCCAAGTTTTCGATCGCCACGTCAACGATTTTAAATGCAGCGTTCTGGGGAAAGTGCGGAATCATCTCGATCGCTGGCTCGGACGCGGGCGCAATCTCCAAGGCTATATCTTTGAACCCCAACGCAAAGCAGCGATCGGCTATTTTGACGTTCGCGTTTGTCGGGATGGAATGCAGCCGCACCAAGTCCAACTCACCGTTCATCCGGCTTATACTTGGTTGTATCCGGAGTTAATATCATATATTGTGAATTCTGTCAAGGATTTGCCCTTGCAAGCCCTACAACTGACCTCGGCAGACTACCAACCGGAACGGGAAGAGTATTTCGAGCAAGTCGGGGCAGAACGAATCGAACACACGCTGCTGATGTCGCGATCGGTGTGGCACAAAATCCGAGAAACTAAACGCTTAGACGCGCGGCAACTGTCGGAAATGCTGCAAGGACTCCAACCGAGAACGCCGATTCCAACGCGGATGTCCTCGCTCAACTCCGTCCTTCGCGCCCAAAAGATTCTCGATAGCGGCAGCCGTCTCAAAAAAGAATCCTCGCCCAAACCCCCCCAAGAACCTCAAACTTGA
- the cruF gene encoding gamma-carotene 1'-hydroxylase CruF yields MKSLAMAERSLLVSHILSMVFGLAGLLLILPNATLVGNLPGFGQKVFQWSMAGGGVVYMLFGTAAVALYAYRTLGLKPLLTFMIPAILLSLSSELLGTSTGFPFGHYRYLEGLGYKIAGLVPFTIPLSWFYLGFSAYVLARAGLKALAVPRLWQIVGAIAFGSLLLTSWDFVLDPAMSQTSVPFWIWEQPGAFFGMPYQNFAGWFGTGVVFMSVASLLWSKLNVPAFRDLTFPLTVYLSNLAFATVMSLAFGFWVPVVLGMVVGVAPAIAFYVVAMQERALPQPSTHPEATVDAIDSEKVKIPVA; encoded by the coding sequence ATGAAATCACTTGCTATGGCAGAGCGATCGCTGCTCGTCAGTCACATTTTATCGATGGTCTTCGGTTTAGCAGGTCTGCTGCTCATTTTACCCAATGCCACTTTGGTGGGAAATTTGCCCGGATTCGGTCAAAAAGTTTTTCAATGGTCGATGGCGGGGGGTGGAGTCGTTTATATGCTCTTTGGCACAGCAGCAGTCGCCCTTTATGCCTACCGAACTTTGGGCTTAAAACCATTACTCACTTTCATGATTCCGGCAATTCTGCTCTCGCTCAGTAGCGAACTGCTCGGAACGAGTACGGGTTTTCCCTTCGGACACTATCGCTACCTCGAGGGCTTAGGCTACAAAATCGCGGGTTTGGTTCCCTTTACCATTCCCCTATCCTGGTTTTATCTCGGCTTTTCCGCTTACGTTTTAGCGCGCGCGGGACTGAAAGCCTTAGCAGTCCCCCGTTTGTGGCAAATTGTCGGCGCGATCGCCTTTGGCTCGCTCCTGCTTACCTCCTGGGATTTTGTCCTGGATCCGGCCATGAGTCAAACTAGCGTTCCCTTCTGGATTTGGGAACAACCGGGCGCGTTTTTCGGGATGCCTTACCAAAACTTTGCCGGTTGGTTCGGTACGGGCGTTGTTTTCATGAGCGTCGCATCGCTATTGTGGAGCAAACTTAACGTCCCTGCGTTCCGCGATTTAACCTTTCCTCTAACTGTTTATCTTAGCAACCTCGCCTTTGCGACAGTGATGAGTCTTGCCTTCGGGTTTTGGGTTCCCGTTGTCTTAGGAATGGTTGTTGGAGTGGCTCCCGCGATCGCATTCTATGTCGTAGCAATGCAAGAGCGCGCCCTGCCTCAGCCTTCTACTCACCCTGAAGCTACAGTTGACGCGATCGACAGCGAAAAAGTTAAAATCCCAGTCGCTTAA